A single region of the Bacillus cereus genome encodes:
- a CDS encoding methylated-DNA--[protein]-cysteine S-methyltransferase yields MNSYKNKFIYWTLLTHKNWQFHIAATENGLCFIGSQDENFEELNIWARKKLPQHILACNPDYLQSYTKEVIEYLESKRETFTFPIDAYGTDFQLSVWNTVREIPYGKTYSYSEIAERMQKPTAIRAVATAIAANPLLITIPCHRVIGKNGKLTGFRGGLEMKKELLTLEKSQVEFI; encoded by the coding sequence ATGAATTCCTACAAAAATAAATTTATTTATTGGACGCTACTTACACATAAGAATTGGCAGTTTCATATTGCTGCAACTGAAAATGGACTATGTTTCATTGGATCACAAGATGAAAACTTTGAAGAACTAAATATATGGGCTAGAAAAAAATTGCCACAACATATATTGGCCTGTAATCCAGATTATCTACAATCATATACGAAAGAAGTTATCGAGTATTTAGAAAGTAAACGAGAAACTTTTACATTCCCTATCGATGCTTACGGAACTGATTTTCAATTATCTGTTTGGAATACGGTACGTGAAATTCCTTACGGGAAAACATATTCTTATTCAGAAATTGCCGAAAGAATGCAAAAACCTACGGCTATACGTGCCGTTGCTACTGCTATTGCTGCTAACCCCCTCCTTATTACAATTCCTTGCCATCGTGTTATTGGTAAGAATGGTAAACTAACCGGCTTTAGAGGTGGCTTAGAAATGAAGAAAGAGTTGCTTACATTAGAAAAGTCGCAGGTAGAATTCATATGA
- a CDS encoding YczE/YyaS/YitT family protein: MRLTLFRYFLFFLGLIFFGLGNALAVKVKFLGLHPWEVLNMALYQRFGWTIGTWSVICGLCLVLISLLVDRKYINVGTFLNALLIGPIMDFFLQSKILPNASDYLWINLLILFSGIAITGIGGGMYVAAGIGAGPRDGFMLTISDKTGLSISRARIIVECFVLVIGYMLGGPVFIVTFLYTFIQSPIFQHSFKVFQKLLHTLNNKNKEHISETI; the protein is encoded by the coding sequence ATGAGGCTAACTCTCTTTCGCTATTTTCTTTTTTTCCTAGGATTAATTTTCTTTGGACTTGGAAATGCTCTTGCAGTCAAAGTTAAATTCCTCGGTTTACACCCTTGGGAAGTTTTAAATATGGCTCTCTACCAACGATTTGGGTGGACAATTGGTACTTGGAGTGTCATATGTGGATTATGTCTCGTTCTTATCTCTTTACTAGTAGATCGAAAATATATAAACGTGGGCACATTTTTAAATGCACTACTTATCGGTCCTATTATGGATTTTTTCTTACAATCAAAAATCCTTCCAAACGCTAGTGATTATTTATGGATAAACTTACTCATTTTATTTTCTGGTATTGCAATTACAGGAATTGGGGGCGGCATGTACGTTGCGGCTGGCATTGGTGCTGGACCCCGTGATGGATTCATGCTTACCATTTCTGACAAAACTGGGTTATCTATTAGCCGTGCTCGAATCATTGTAGAATGCTTTGTACTAGTCATTGGATACATGCTAGGAGGTCCTGTTTTTATCGTAACTTTTCTATACACTTTTATTCAAAGTCCAATATTCCAGCATTCATTTAAGGTATTTCAAAAACTCTTACATACTTTAAATAACAAAAACAAAGAACATATTAGTGAAACTATTTAA
- a CDS encoding bifunctional transcriptional activator/DNA repair enzyme AdaA has translation MHNEGVTLTNEHWQAIIHNDSSYDSKFFYAVKSTGIFCRPSCKSRIPNRNNVRIFHHAEQALSENFRPCKRCKPNGITLPNEEWVEQIKDYIEKHFDELLTLDILAEMCHGSPFHLQRTFKKTTGISPIEYILQFRIVKAAEQLLQTNQSIKEISTAVGIENPEYFATLFKKKTGLTPTEYRKKNEMKEGYKNEFLQK, from the coding sequence TTGCACAATGAAGGAGTTACGTTAACAAATGAGCATTGGCAAGCGATTATTCATAATGATTCTTCCTATGATAGCAAATTCTTTTATGCTGTGAAATCAACCGGAATCTTTTGCAGGCCGTCATGCAAATCAAGGATACCAAATAGAAACAATGTACGAATTTTTCATCATGCAGAGCAAGCATTAAGTGAAAACTTTCGCCCGTGCAAACGTTGTAAGCCAAATGGGATCACTTTACCTAATGAAGAGTGGGTAGAACAAATTAAAGATTATATCGAAAAGCACTTCGATGAATTATTAACTCTCGATATACTTGCAGAAATGTGCCATGGTAGCCCATTTCATTTACAACGCACTTTCAAAAAAACGACAGGAATAAGTCCAATAGAATATATACTACAATTCAGGATTGTTAAAGCGGCAGAACAGCTATTACAAACAAATCAATCCATTAAAGAGATTAGTACCGCTGTCGGGATAGAAAACCCCGAATATTTTGCAACTTTATTTAAAAAGAAAACCGGATTAACTCCTACTGAATATCGAAAAAAGAACGAAATGAAAGAAGGATACAAGAATGAATTCCTACAAAAATAA
- a CDS encoding FecCD family ABC transporter permease, with product MQKTNAVPVTILCIAPIVIVFTVILSILYGAKSIDAETVWNALFHFNSSDVNHNIIITSRLPRVVAALLVGAFLAISGALMQGMTRNYLASPSIMGVTDGAAFVITLSMIFLPGMSSIGMVLCSMIGSALGAGIVFGFGSLLQNGLSPVRLAIIGTVIGTFLSSVSAAMASYFQISQNVSFWFNAKLDQVDPNIIKITIPFGIIGIVLALLISKSITILSLGEEVSINLGQRTKLVKAMAILSVIFLTGTAVALVGKIGFVGLIIPHITRFLIGVDYKWILPCAGVIGGVFLALCDVLSRFVNYPFETPIGVVTSLIGIPFFLYLIRTRGGERHA from the coding sequence ATGCAGAAAACGAATGCGGTACCAGTAACTATTTTATGTATAGCACCCATAGTGATTGTATTTACAGTTATACTTTCTATTTTATATGGTGCAAAAAGCATTGATGCTGAAACAGTGTGGAATGCATTATTTCATTTCAATTCAAGCGATGTAAATCATAATATTATTATTACTTCACGTTTGCCAAGGGTAGTTGCAGCTCTTTTAGTCGGAGCATTTCTAGCCATATCAGGAGCACTTATGCAGGGGATGACAAGAAACTATCTTGCATCCCCTTCTATTATGGGTGTGACCGATGGTGCAGCTTTTGTTATTACACTTAGTATGATTTTTCTTCCGGGAATGTCATCGATCGGTATGGTCTTATGTTCAATGATTGGATCTGCACTAGGAGCCGGTATAGTGTTTGGTTTTGGCTCACTACTTCAAAATGGCTTATCCCCTGTTAGATTAGCAATAATTGGAACAGTTATTGGAACATTTTTAAGCAGTGTATCAGCCGCGATGGCTTCGTATTTCCAAATTTCTCAAAATGTTAGTTTTTGGTTTAATGCAAAGTTAGATCAAGTGGATCCTAATATAATTAAAATCACGATACCTTTTGGGATAATTGGGATAGTTTTAGCACTGTTAATATCAAAATCTATTACCATTCTTTCGTTAGGAGAAGAAGTTTCTATTAATCTAGGACAGCGTACAAAACTAGTTAAAGCAATGGCAATTTTATCAGTAATTTTTTTAACAGGAACGGCAGTTGCTTTAGTTGGGAAAATTGGTTTTGTAGGTTTAATTATTCCGCATATTACTCGCTTCTTAATCGGGGTAGATTATAAGTGGATTTTGCCATGCGCAGGCGTTATTGGTGGAGTTTTCTTAGCATTATGCGATGTATTAAGTAGATTTGTAAACTATCCATTTGAAACACCAATTGGAGTTGTTACATCTTTAATTGGAATTCCTTTCTTCCTTTATTTAATCCGTACAAGAGGAGGAGAGAGACATGCCTAA
- a CDS encoding FecCD family ABC transporter permease: protein MPKSSSQRFGMTMGIIIFLIFGAIYISLTNGTFDITITDVFKTLFRIDPVPEHDLVIFDFRLPRIVIAGLVGLGLGVAGAVIQGITRNGLADPGILGVNAGAGTAIVIFMFFFQGQLKSTDWISIMMMPMFGLVGGLGAAIIIYLFSWKNGKLDSQRLLLTGIAIGSGFGAFSMYLSLKMKSTDFEMAAVWVSGSIYSANWKYIVAMLPWLIILIPLIQKKAYLLDLFQLEETSITSLGVAVEREKSILLLSSIGLVSACVAVSGSIGFIGLMAPHIAKRLVGIQHKYIIPTCGVIGMFLVIASDFIAKTVFTPVELPVGIVISIVGVPYFLYLLYKAKA from the coding sequence ATGCCTAAAAGTTCAAGTCAACGTTTTGGAATGACGATGGGGATTATTATATTTTTAATTTTTGGTGCAATTTATATTAGTTTAACGAATGGTACGTTTGATATTACGATTACAGATGTATTTAAAACACTTTTTAGAATTGATCCAGTACCAGAGCATGATTTAGTTATTTTTGATTTTCGTCTTCCACGCATTGTAATTGCTGGATTAGTAGGATTAGGTTTAGGCGTTGCGGGTGCCGTTATCCAAGGAATTACGAGAAATGGATTGGCGGATCCAGGTATTTTAGGAGTAAATGCTGGGGCAGGAACAGCAATCGTCATTTTCATGTTTTTCTTTCAAGGACAATTAAAGAGTACAGATTGGATTTCTATTATGATGATGCCGATGTTTGGTTTAGTCGGTGGATTAGGTGCAGCCATCATAATTTATCTGTTTTCTTGGAAAAACGGTAAGTTAGACTCGCAGCGTCTTTTATTAACAGGGATTGCAATTGGTTCAGGGTTTGGAGCATTCTCTATGTATTTATCACTTAAAATGAAGTCAACTGATTTTGAGATGGCTGCGGTTTGGGTGTCTGGAAGTATATATAGTGCAAACTGGAAATATATTGTTGCTATGTTACCGTGGCTTATCATTTTAATTCCGCTTATACAAAAGAAAGCTTATTTATTAGATTTATTTCAATTGGAAGAAACGAGTATTACAAGTTTAGGTGTTGCAGTAGAACGAGAGAAATCCATTTTACTATTAAGTAGTATCGGACTTGTGAGTGCATGTGTTGCTGTTTCAGGAAGTATTGGTTTCATTGGACTAATGGCACCGCATATAGCGAAAAGACTTGTCGGTATTCAGCATAAGTATATCATTCCTACGTGCGGAGTAATCGGAATGTTCCTTGTAATTGCATCAGACTTTATTGCAAAAACAGTTTTCACACCTGTAGAGTTACCAGTTGGAATCGTTATTTCTATTGTCGGTGTACCGTATTTCTTATATTTACTTTATAAGGCGAAGGCGTAA
- a CDS encoding iron-hydroxamate ABC transporter substrate-binding protein: MNKKLFTLGMVTVLSVGLAACNSADKTSGEQKQQTKATETKKDEKRKITYLGKEYTVPAKVDKIATASLESMEDAAVLGIKPVGAITVGGKLPKYLEKDLEGAKSVGEKMEPNFETLLQLKPDVITSSTKFPAETAEKFTKVAPTFPVSHVSTNWEDNLKLMGELTGKKDKAEKIIKDYNADAEKAKAKLGDKLKDKKVLVIRLRANDLFLYPEGVYFNPVIYKDLGLTVPEQLKTVKAQEKISLEKLAEVNPDYIFLQYEASENNKPKVLEDIESNPIWQSMNAAKEKKVFVNVVDPMAQGGTAWSKTAFLKEAVKNLSK; encoded by the coding sequence ATGAATAAGAAATTATTTACATTAGGGATGGTTACAGTTTTAAGTGTAGGTTTAGCAGCATGTAATAGTGCAGACAAAACTTCTGGGGAACAAAAGCAACAAACAAAAGCAACAGAAACGAAAAAAGATGAAAAACGAAAAATTACATATTTAGGTAAAGAATATACAGTGCCAGCAAAAGTAGATAAAATTGCGACAGCTAGTTTAGAGTCAATGGAAGATGCAGCAGTACTTGGAATTAAACCAGTAGGTGCCATTACTGTTGGTGGTAAATTGCCAAAATATCTTGAAAAAGATTTAGAAGGTGCAAAATCTGTTGGTGAGAAAATGGAACCGAATTTTGAAACATTACTTCAATTAAAACCAGACGTTATTACATCAAGTACGAAATTCCCAGCAGAAACAGCTGAGAAGTTTACGAAAGTAGCTCCGACGTTCCCAGTATCACACGTTTCAACAAATTGGGAAGATAACTTAAAGTTAATGGGGGAACTAACTGGTAAGAAGGACAAAGCAGAAAAAATTATTAAAGATTACAATGCAGACGCTGAAAAAGCAAAAGCGAAACTGGGAGATAAGTTAAAAGATAAAAAAGTACTTGTCATTAGACTAAGAGCAAACGACCTATTTTTATACCCAGAAGGAGTATACTTTAATCCTGTAATTTATAAAGATCTTGGACTAACTGTGCCAGAACAACTAAAAACTGTAAAAGCACAAGAGAAGATTTCTTTAGAAAAACTTGCTGAAGTTAATCCGGATTATATCTTCTTACAATACGAGGCAAGCGAAAATAATAAACCAAAAGTGCTAGAAGACATTGAAAGTAATCCAATTTGGCAAAGTATGAATGCAGCGAAAGAAAAGAAAGTATTTGTAAACGTTGTAGATCCAATGGCACAAGGTGGTACTGCTTGGAGTAAAACAGCATTCTTAAAAGAAGCAGTGAAAAATTTATCAAAATAA
- a CDS encoding exodeoxyribonuclease III — MKLISWNVNGLRAVIAKGGFLEYLEESNADIFCLQEIKLQDGQIDLNLEGYYTYWNYAVKKGYSGTAIFTKKEPIAVTYGLGIEEHDQEGRLITLEFEDFYMITLYTPNSKRGLERLDYRMKWEDDFRAYIKRLDEKKPVIFCGDLNVAHKEIDLKNPKSNRKNPGFSDEEREKFTCILEEGFIDTYRHLYPDQEGAYSWWSYRMGARAKNIGWRLDYFVVSERIEGQITDAKINSEIMGSDHCPVELHINF, encoded by the coding sequence GTGAAGTTAATTTCGTGGAATGTAAATGGTTTGCGAGCAGTTATCGCAAAAGGTGGATTTTTAGAATATCTTGAGGAATCAAATGCTGATATATTTTGTTTACAAGAGATTAAATTACAAGATGGGCAAATTGATTTAAATCTAGAGGGATACTATACATACTGGAATTATGCTGTAAAAAAAGGCTATTCTGGAACGGCTATATTTACGAAAAAAGAACCAATTGCTGTTACATACGGTTTAGGAATTGAAGAGCATGATCAAGAAGGGCGACTTATTACTTTAGAATTCGAAGATTTTTACATGATAACTTTATATACACCAAACTCAAAACGAGGATTAGAGCGTTTAGATTACAGAATGAAATGGGAAGATGATTTCAGGGCATATATCAAAAGATTAGATGAGAAGAAACCAGTCATTTTTTGCGGTGATTTAAACGTCGCTCATAAAGAAATCGATTTAAAAAATCCAAAAAGTAATCGTAAAAATCCTGGATTCTCTGATGAGGAACGAGAGAAGTTTACATGTATTTTAGAAGAAGGATTTATTGATACGTATCGTCATCTTTATCCTGATCAGGAAGGTGCATATTCGTGGTGGTCGTATCGAATGGGAGCCAGAGCAAAAAATATTGGATGGCGTTTAGATTATTTTGTTGTCTCGGAAAGAATAGAAGGTCAAATAACAGATGCAAAAATTAACAGTGAAATAATGGGATCAGACCATTGTCCAGTTGAATTACATATAAATTTCTAA
- the pepT gene encoding peptidase T, with product MKQELIERFTRYVKIDTQSNEESHTVPTTPGQIEFGKLLVEELKEIGLSEVTMDDNGYVMATLPANTDKDVPVIGFLAHLDTATDFTGKNVKPQIYENFDGNAITLNEELNVVLTPEQFPELPSYKGHTIITTDGTTLLGADDKAGLTEIMVAMNYLIHNPQIKHGKIRVAFTPDEEIGRGPAHFDVEAFGASFAYTMDGGPLGGLEYESFNAASAKLTFKGTNTHPGTAKNKMRNASKLAMEFDRQLPVEEAPEYTEGYEGFYHLLSLNGDVEQSKAYYIIRDFDRNHFEARKNNIKDIVKNMQEKYGEDAIVLEMNDQYYNMLEKIEPVREIVDIAYEAMKSLNIEPNIHPIRGGTDGSQLSYMGLPTPNIFTGGENYHGKFEYVSVDTMEKAVQVIVEIARRFEEQA from the coding sequence TTGAAACAAGAACTTATTGAAAGATTTACGAGATATGTAAAGATTGATACACAATCAAATGAAGAAAGTCATACAGTGCCTACAACACCAGGGCAAATTGAGTTTGGTAAGTTATTAGTGGAAGAGTTAAAAGAGATTGGGTTATCAGAAGTGACGATGGATGATAATGGTTACGTAATGGCAACACTGCCTGCTAATACAGATAAGGATGTTCCTGTAATAGGATTTTTAGCTCATTTAGACACAGCAACAGATTTTACAGGGAAAAACGTAAAACCACAAATTTATGAAAATTTTGATGGTAATGCGATTACGTTAAATGAAGAATTAAATGTTGTGTTAACACCTGAACAGTTCCCGGAATTACCATCATATAAAGGACATACAATTATTACAACTGATGGTACAACACTTCTTGGAGCGGATGATAAAGCTGGTCTTACAGAAATAATGGTCGCAATGAATTATTTAATACATAATCCGCAAATTAAGCATGGAAAAATAAGAGTAGCATTCACACCAGATGAAGAGATTGGTCGTGGGCCAGCTCATTTTGATGTAGAAGCGTTTGGTGCATCGTTTGCTTATACGATGGACGGAGGTCCATTAGGTGGTTTAGAATATGAGAGTTTTAACGCTGCAAGCGCTAAATTAACTTTTAAAGGGACAAATACACATCCTGGAACAGCGAAAAACAAAATGCGTAACGCAAGTAAACTTGCTATGGAATTCGATAGACAGTTGCCGGTAGAAGAGGCGCCAGAATATACAGAGGGATATGAAGGCTTTTATCATTTACTTTCTTTAAATGGTGACGTCGAGCAAAGTAAAGCTTACTATATTATTCGAGATTTTGATCGTAATCATTTTGAAGCGCGTAAAAATAACATTAAAGATATTGTGAAAAACATGCAAGAGAAGTACGGTGAAGATGCGATTGTTTTAGAGATGAATGATCAGTACTATAACATGCTTGAAAAAATTGAACCAGTGCGAGAAATTGTTGATATTGCTTATGAAGCGATGAAAAGTTTAAATATCGAACCGAACATCCATCCAATTCGTGGTGGAACAGATGGATCACAATTATCGTATATGGGATTACCAACGCCAAATATTTTCACTGGTGGTGAAAACTATCACGGTAAATTTGAGTATGTTTCGGTAGATACTATGGAAAAAGCTGTTCAAGTTATTGTAGAAATTGCAAGACGATTTGAAGAACAAGCTTAA
- a CDS encoding histidine phosphatase family protein, with the protein MNTYIYMVRHGESPKLEGNERTRGLTEKGILDAQRVTEILETEGINTFISSPYKRAMLTIEESANFHEKEILVYENLKECKFLNEDKIISDKEVYPLVKEMFFNSKYALTDGESYADCQRRVVRVLKEILMNFQGHKIVIGTHGLVMTLMMNYFDNQYGLDFLMNTSKPDIYKLEFKEEQLMNVERLWKGE; encoded by the coding sequence ATGAATACATATATCTATATGGTTAGGCATGGTGAATCGCCAAAATTAGAAGGAAATGAAAGAACACGTGGATTAACTGAGAAGGGAATTTTAGATGCTCAAAGAGTAACTGAGATATTAGAAACAGAGGGAATTAATACTTTCATTTCAAGTCCGTATAAGAGGGCTATGTTAACGATAGAAGAATCAGCGAATTTCCATGAAAAAGAAATATTAGTATATGAAAATCTTAAAGAGTGTAAGTTTTTAAATGAAGATAAAATTATATCGGATAAGGAAGTGTACCCACTTGTAAAGGAGATGTTTTTTAATTCAAAATATGCACTGACGGATGGAGAGTCATATGCGGATTGTCAGAGAAGGGTAGTGAGAGTGTTAAAAGAAATATTAATGAATTTTCAAGGACATAAAATTGTAATTGGTACACATGGGCTTGTAATGACACTAATGATGAACTATTTTGATAATCAATATGGACTTGATTTTTTAATGAATACATCCAAACCGGATATATATAAGCTAGAATTTAAAGAAGAGCAATTAATGAATGTAGAGAGATTATGGAAAGGAGAATGA
- a CDS encoding DNA-3-methyladenine glycosylase family protein produces MTAKYTSALTLTVPTEFSFQENFRYLSRSNNECMFHIEDNKIYKVVPVHDVNPLVEISMNMDGNIQVRFLGESYITEESIREAVANYVKEWFDLTTDLAPFYTLAKHDVLLQGPIEQYYGLRTLGIPDLFEALSWGIIGQQINLTYAYTLKRRLVETFGSYVEWDDRKHWVFPSPETIANLHVEDLKKLKMTTRKCEYLIGVAKLITEGKLSKESLLQLQNVKIAEKQLTAIHGIGPWTANYVLMRCLRFPSAFPIDDVGLHNAIKCITGSESKPTKNEIKDFAVNWKNWESYATFYLWRVLY; encoded by the coding sequence ATGACAGCAAAATATACTAGCGCATTGACTTTAACAGTTCCAACAGAATTTAGTTTCCAAGAAAATTTTCGCTATCTATCCCGCTCTAACAATGAATGTATGTTTCACATTGAAGATAACAAAATTTATAAAGTTGTCCCTGTTCACGATGTAAATCCTTTAGTTGAAATTAGTATGAATATGGATGGTAATATTCAAGTACGTTTTTTAGGAGAGTCATATATAACTGAAGAATCGATACGTGAAGCTGTAGCTAACTATGTAAAAGAGTGGTTTGATTTAACTACTGATTTAGCTCCCTTTTACACGTTAGCTAAACATGATGTACTCCTTCAAGGACCAATTGAACAATATTATGGACTTCGAACTTTAGGTATTCCTGATTTATTTGAAGCACTTTCCTGGGGAATTATCGGTCAGCAAATTAATCTCACATATGCTTATACGCTAAAAAGAAGATTAGTCGAGACATTTGGAAGTTATGTAGAATGGGACGATAGAAAACATTGGGTATTCCCTTCTCCTGAAACAATTGCAAATTTACATGTAGAGGATCTAAAAAAATTAAAAATGACGACTAGAAAATGTGAATATTTAATCGGTGTTGCAAAGCTTATTACAGAAGGAAAACTGTCAAAAGAATCTTTACTGCAACTACAAAATGTAAAAATCGCTGAAAAACAATTAACTGCTATACATGGTATAGGACCGTGGACTGCCAACTATGTTTTAATGCGTTGTTTACGATTCCCTTCCGCTTTTCCAATTGACGATGTCGGTTTGCATAATGCAATTAAATGTATAACAGGTTCCGAAAGTAAACCAACTAAAAATGAAATAAAAGATTTTGCGGTAAACTGGAAAAATTGGGAGTCTTATGCGACTTTTTACTTATGGCGAGTACTATACTAA
- a CDS encoding alpha/beta fold hydrolase — MICRIRDAEVYYEIIGEGKPVLIIHGCSPDHRLMKRCMETVFQKSKGYQRIYIDLPGMGKSNAPDWINSSDYILELLTAFIEKIIPTKDFLLVGESYGGYLASGILSKMFERVNGLLLVCPVVVAQREKRILPDKRVIVKDEEFLNTLTSTEREEFCELAVVANEYTYKRFKEEIKPGLDIANDGFIERLQKNYSLTLDFQHKKYEKPVLLLAGRQDISVGYQDIVGIIEDYPRATLAVLDIAGHNLQIEQPELFESLVSEWVRRTAQQSS; from the coding sequence ATGATATGCCGGATTAGGGATGCAGAAGTATACTATGAAATCATTGGAGAAGGAAAGCCAGTACTTATCATACATGGGTGTTCTCCTGACCATAGATTAATGAAGAGATGTATGGAAACAGTGTTTCAGAAGTCTAAAGGATATCAACGAATTTATATTGATTTACCTGGAATGGGAAAATCGAATGCCCCAGATTGGATAAATAGTTCAGATTATATATTAGAACTGTTAACTGCATTTATTGAGAAAATCATCCCAACAAAAGATTTTTTACTAGTAGGAGAGTCTTACGGGGGATATTTAGCTAGCGGGATACTTTCAAAGATGTTTGAGAGAGTTAATGGATTATTGTTAGTATGTCCTGTTGTTGTAGCGCAACGAGAAAAAAGGATTCTCCCGGATAAACGGGTAATTGTAAAGGATGAAGAATTTTTAAACACACTTACTTCAACCGAAAGGGAAGAATTTTGTGAGTTAGCAGTGGTTGCGAATGAGTATACATATAAGCGTTTCAAAGAAGAAATTAAGCCAGGGCTAGATATTGCTAATGATGGGTTTATTGAAAGATTACAAAAGAATTACTCTCTTACTTTGGACTTCCAGCATAAAAAATATGAGAAACCCGTTCTTTTATTAGCTGGAAGACAAGATATATCGGTAGGTTATCAAGATATTGTAGGAATCATTGAAGATTATCCAAGAGCGACATTAGCGGTATTAGATATCGCGGGACATAATTTGCAAATTGAACAGCCTGAATTATTTGAGAGTTTAGTTTCGGAGTGGGTTAGACGAACTGCTCAGCAAAGTTCATAA
- a CDS encoding VOC family protein yields the protein MKKWIRFRIARPTDKFEEVIAFYEEGLGLKRIGEFNDHDGYDGVMFGLPDEEYHLEFTRHIDGSPCPAPTKDNLLIFYIKEYNEVEKVSKRLHAMGYDEVEPENPYWKEKGITIEDPDGWRIVLMQIEE from the coding sequence ATGAAAAAGTGGATAAGGTTTAGGATAGCACGTCCAACAGACAAGTTTGAAGAGGTTATTGCATTCTATGAAGAAGGATTAGGCTTAAAACGTATAGGTGAGTTTAATGACCATGACGGCTATGATGGAGTCATGTTTGGTCTACCGGATGAAGAATATCATTTAGAATTTACAAGACATATAGATGGAAGCCCATGTCCAGCCCCAACAAAAGATAATTTACTTATATTTTATATAAAAGAATATAATGAAGTAGAAAAAGTGAGTAAAAGGCTACATGCAATGGGATACGATGAAGTAGAACCGGAAAATCCATATTGGAAAGAAAAGGGGATTACTATAGAGGACCCAGATGGTTGGAGAATTGTGTTGATGCAAATAGAAGAATAG